The following coding sequences lie in one Silene latifolia isolate original U9 population chromosome 5, ASM4854445v1, whole genome shotgun sequence genomic window:
- the LOC141657965 gene encoding calcium-binding protein PBP1-like encodes MASINNKNPQNFEDHLPIMAEKLGGDGLIEEICKGFQLIKDIDKDVITFDSLKKNAEFLGLQELNDDDLMDMLKEGDYDGDGALSEMEFCVLMFRLSPQLMEQAEDLLNQELQFLEAVGINKYIDWLLTSGSKQTLDNSKK; translated from the exons ATGGcatcaatcaacaacaaaaacccacaaaATTTTGAAGATCATTTACCAATAATGGCAGAAAAATTAGGTGGGGATGGATTAATTGAAGAAATATGTAAAGGGTTTCAATTAATTAAGGATATTGATAAAGATGTGATTACATTTGATAGTTTGAAGAAAAATGCAGAATTTTTGGGTTTACAAGAATTAAATGATGATGATTTAATGGATATGTTAAAAGAAGGTGATTATGATGGTGATGGTGCACTTAGTGAAATGGAATTTTGTGTTTTAATGTTTAGATTAAGTCCTCAATTAATGGAACAAGCTGAAGATTTGCTTAATCAAGAACTTCAATTTTT AGAAGCAGTTGGGATTAATAAGTACATAGACTGGTTATTAACCAGTGGATCAAAGCAGACACTGGATAATAGCAAAAAGTAG